In Flavobacterium okayamense, a single window of DNA contains:
- a CDS encoding lactate utilization protein B/C has product MSLFRKIFGSSNDTSKSDKEKEEKSPYTPEVKLPIDEMFMLNFKKNGGKFIYCENLDEISDNFINILEENDWFEKDAICYDSRLHYLLDDNKIEHKNVQQPSFILSTCENLIADEGCILFSSNQFRHHKPNDLPTNMIVFATTSQLVGNKSDGLRFIKNKYDKEYPSNITTIKYFEEVKEEDFLHYGSCHKNLYLLLLEDL; this is encoded by the coding sequence ATGAGTCTTTTTAGAAAAATTTTCGGAAGCTCTAACGACACTTCAAAAAGCGATAAAGAAAAAGAAGAAAAAAGCCCTTATACGCCAGAAGTTAAACTTCCCATTGATGAAATGTTTATGCTCAATTTTAAAAAAAATGGGGGTAAATTTATCTATTGTGAAAATTTAGATGAAATTTCTGATAACTTCATAAACATATTGGAAGAAAACGATTGGTTTGAAAAAGATGCTATTTGTTACGATTCACGCTTACATTATCTTTTAGATGACAATAAAATTGAACATAAAAATGTTCAACAACCTTCTTTTATTTTATCAACTTGTGAAAACTTGATTGCAGATGAAGGTTGTATATTATTTTCATCTAATCAATTTAGACACCATAAACCAAACGATTTACCTACTAATATGATTGTTTTTGCCACTACGAGTCAGTTAGTTGGAAACAAAAGTGATGGTTTACGTTTTATTAAAAATAAATACGATAAAGAATACCCTTCTAATATTACTACTATTAAATACTTTGAAGAAGTAAAAGAAGAAGATTTTTTACATTATGGTAGTTGCCATAAAAATCTTTATTTACTTTTACTTGAAGATTTATAA
- a CDS encoding phosphatidate cytidylyltransferase has translation MNETLKRAISGAVYIILLLTCILYSRESLALLFGIFLGIAVYEFSKILHLNFWVCLIVSIASYYYLWDKENWFITRTVLTVTSSTVAIKLIFYLFNLKKTNFHFITRYFLWIGYLLFTFILTNYVPMGINGYNPKILISILILIWTNDTFAYLVGKNFGKRKLFPVISPKKTIEGFIGGLIFAVISGLILSHYYIGAKNLYFWVIIAVIVSIFSTLGDLVESKFKRVAGIKDSGKIMPGHGGILDRLDSIIFVIPFINLFYLILHYLQYVS, from the coding sequence ATGAATGAAACCCTAAAAAGAGCTATTTCGGGTGCAGTTTATATCATCTTGTTACTGACCTGCATATTATATTCAAGAGAGAGTTTAGCTTTGCTTTTCGGTATCTTTTTAGGAATAGCTGTTTACGAATTTTCAAAAATTTTACATCTTAATTTTTGGGTTTGCCTTATTGTTTCTATAGCTTCATATTATTATTTATGGGATAAAGAGAACTGGTTTATTACAAGAACAGTTTTAACTGTTACAAGTTCTACTGTTGCCATTAAATTGATATTTTATCTTTTCAATTTAAAGAAAACTAATTTCCATTTCATTACAAGATACTTTTTATGGATTGGTTATTTATTATTTACATTTATTTTAACCAATTATGTACCAATGGGAATTAATGGATACAATCCGAAAATCTTAATTAGCATATTAATTCTAATTTGGACAAACGATACTTTTGCTTACTTAGTTGGTAAAAATTTTGGAAAAAGAAAATTATTTCCAGTAATATCACCTAAAAAAACAATTGAAGGTTTTATTGGCGGATTAATTTTCGCTGTAATAAGTGGATTAATTTTATCGCATTATTACATTGGAGCAAAAAACCTTTACTTTTGGGTTATCATAGCCGTTATCGTTAGTATTTTTAGTACACTTGGCGATTTAGTAGAATCTAAATTTAAACGTGTTGCTGGAATCAAAGATAGTGGTAAAATTATGCCAGGTCATGGTGGCATATTAGATCGATTAGATAGTATTATATTTGTAATTCCATTCATAAATTTATTTTACTTAATTTTACATTATTTACAATATGTTTCATAA
- a CDS encoding phosphatidylserine decarboxylase family protein, with product MFHKEGAKSILITLLLTVVILFATDYISIAWLRIALIVLAILILILVLQFFRNPKREVDNSDNHILAPVDGKVVVIEEVFEPEYFNDKRLMVSIFMSPINVHVTRYPVNGVVKFSKYHPGKFLAAWEPKSSTENERTTIVINNRIYGEIMYRQVAGALARRIVNYAEEGMRVVQGKDGGFIKFGSRVDIYLPLGTEINLKLGQIAIGAKTIICKK from the coding sequence ATGTTTCATAAAGAAGGCGCTAAATCCATTTTAATTACGCTGTTACTTACAGTTGTAATCTTATTTGCAACCGATTATATTTCAATTGCTTGGTTGCGAATTGCATTAATAGTTCTTGCTATTTTAATTTTAATTTTGGTTTTACAATTTTTTAGAAATCCAAAACGTGAAGTTGATAATAGCGATAATCATATATTAGCACCTGTTGACGGAAAAGTTGTTGTAATTGAAGAAGTCTTCGAACCTGAATATTTTAACGATAAAAGATTAATGGTTTCCATTTTCATGTCACCCATAAATGTTCACGTTACTAGATATCCAGTTAACGGAGTAGTTAAATTTAGTAAATATCACCCTGGAAAGTTTTTAGCTGCTTGGGAACCAAAATCGAGTACCGAAAACGAACGTACTACTATTGTTATCAACAATAGAATTTATGGCGAAATAATGTATCGTCAAGTTGCAGGAGCTCTAGCTCGTAGAATTGTAAACTACGCAGAAGAAGGAATGCGTGTTGTTCAAGGTAAAGATGGTGGTTTTATAAAATTTGGTTCTAGAGTAGATATATATTTACCATTAGGTACTGAAATAAATTTAAAACTAGGACAAATAGCTATAGGAGCGAAAACAATTATTTGTAAAAAATAA
- a CDS encoding acyl-CoA-binding protein, whose translation MSEKDLDTLFDEAFENANLIPKESVPQNVQLVLYALYKHAISSRLNAFPNYYQNSDDTGEDLRNAFKLNALMQVKNLSIDDAKLQYIDIINQLMKERGISK comes from the coding sequence ATGAGTGAAAAAGATTTAGATACTTTATTTGATGAAGCATTTGAAAATGCAAACTTAATTCCAAAAGAATCTGTTCCTCAAAATGTGCAATTGGTTCTTTATGCTTTGTACAAGCATGCAATTTCGAGTCGATTAAATGCTTTTCCAAATTATTATCAAAATAGTGATGATACTGGCGAAGATTTACGAAATGCATTTAAATTAAATGCACTCATGCAAGTAAAGAACCTATCTATTGATGATGCGAAGCTACAATACATTGATATCATTAATCAATTAATGAAAGAAAGAGGAATATCTAAATAA
- a CDS encoding uracil-DNA glycosylase family protein gives MKNLLSEIQNCTLCKDYLPFHPSPILRASKTAKIIIIGQAPGIRVHNSGIPWNDPSGIELRRWLNIDSEVFYDTSEIAIIPMGFCYPGTGKSGDLPPRKECAPTWHEKLFNFMPNVELILLIGQYSQKFYLEKPKKNLTEIVKSFEEYLPKYFCLPHPSPRNRIWMKKNSWFEEDVIPVLRQKIETILKK, from the coding sequence ATGAAAAACTTACTTTCTGAAATACAAAACTGTACACTTTGTAAAGATTACCTTCCATTCCACCCTTCCCCTATTTTAAGAGCGAGTAAGACTGCTAAAATTATTATTATTGGACAAGCTCCAGGTATTCGAGTTCATAATAGTGGTATTCCCTGGAATGATCCAAGTGGAATTGAACTAAGAAGATGGTTAAACATTGACTCAGAAGTCTTTTATGACACTTCTGAAATCGCTATTATTCCAATGGGATTTTGTTATCCTGGGACAGGCAAAAGTGGTGATTTACCACCTAGAAAAGAATGTGCACCAACATGGCATGAAAAGCTTTTTAATTTTATGCCTAATGTTGAGTTAATTTTGTTAATAGGACAATATTCACAAAAGTTTTACTTAGAGAAACCCAAGAAAAATTTAACCGAAATCGTAAAAAGTTTCGAAGAATACTTACCAAAATATTTTTGTTTACCACATCCTTCTCCTCGTAATCGAATATGGATGAAAAAAAACTCTTGGTTCGAAGAAGATGTAATTCCTGTTTTAAGGCAAAAAATTGAAACTATTTTAAAAAAATAA
- the rocD gene encoding ornithine--oxo-acid transaminase, with product MSVLEKLNSAEAIALEDKYGAHNYHPLPVVLSKGEGVYVWDVEGKKYYDFLSAYSAVNQGHCHPKIVGAMMEQAQTLTLTSRAFYNDKLGVYEEFVTKYFGFDKVLPMNTGAEAVETALKICRKWAYEKKGIHENEAQIIVCENNFHGRTTTIISFSNDENARKNFGPYTAGFIKIAYDDIDALEKAITSSPNIAGFLVEPIQGEAGVYVPSEGYLAKAKALCEKHNVLFIADEVQTGVARTGKLLAVQHENVQPDVLILGKALSGGVYPVSAVLANDAIMNVIKPGQHGSTFGGNPVAAAVAIAALEVVKDEKLAENAEKLGEIFRYELDKYISTSNICTLVRGKGLLNAIVINDTEESDTAWNICMKLRDNGLLAKPTHGNIIRFAPPLVMNEEQLLDCISIITKTLQEFE from the coding sequence ATGTCAGTTTTAGAAAAATTAAATTCTGCAGAAGCTATTGCGTTAGAAGATAAATATGGAGCTCATAACTATCATCCATTACCTGTTGTTTTAAGCAAAGGAGAAGGTGTGTATGTTTGGGATGTTGAAGGGAAAAAATATTACGATTTTCTTTCAGCTTATTCTGCTGTGAATCAGGGTCATTGTCATCCGAAAATTGTTGGTGCAATGATGGAACAAGCACAAACATTAACATTAACATCCAGAGCTTTCTACAACGATAAATTAGGAGTTTACGAAGAGTTTGTAACGAAATATTTTGGTTTCGATAAAGTTTTACCTATGAATACAGGTGCAGAAGCTGTTGAAACGGCTTTAAAAATCTGTAGAAAATGGGCTTATGAGAAAAAAGGAATTCACGAAAATGAAGCACAAATTATAGTATGTGAAAATAATTTCCACGGAAGAACAACAACTATTATTTCGTTCTCAAATGATGAGAATGCACGTAAAAATTTCGGACCATATACAGCTGGATTTATTAAAATAGCTTATGATGATATTGATGCTCTAGAAAAAGCAATTACGTCATCACCTAATATCGCTGGATTCTTAGTGGAGCCAATTCAAGGTGAAGCTGGAGTTTATGTTCCTAGTGAAGGTTATTTAGCAAAAGCAAAAGCTTTATGTGAAAAACACAATGTTTTATTCATTGCAGATGAAGTTCAAACAGGAGTTGCTAGAACAGGAAAATTATTAGCGGTTCAACATGAAAATGTTCAACCAGATGTATTAATCTTGGGAAAAGCATTATCGGGTGGCGTTTATCCTGTTTCAGCGGTTTTAGCAAACGATGCTATTATGAATGTGATTAAACCAGGTCAGCATGGTTCAACTTTCGGTGGAAATCCTGTTGCTGCTGCGGTTGCAATTGCTGCTTTAGAGGTTGTAAAAGATGAAAAGCTTGCTGAAAATGCTGAAAAATTAGGTGAAATTTTCCGTTATGAATTAGATAAATATATATCAACAAGTAATATTTGTACTTTAGTTCGTGGTAAAGGTTTATTAAATGCCATCGTAATTAATGATACTGAGGAAAGTGATACTGCTTGGAATATTTGTATGAAGCTACGTGATAATGGTTTGTTAGCTAAGCCAACTCACGGAAACATTATTCGTTTTGCTCCGCCTTTAGTAATGAATGAAGAGCAATTGTTAGATTGTATTTCAATTATAACTAAAACACTTCAAGAGTTTGAATAA
- a CDS encoding CUB domain-containing protein: MRKKLLLLFLLLTQFLLAQEWEINSNNRYNSFFQEAYNLYPSIPKGILESVAYTNTHIRHIQPENEAPSCSDLPQYFGVIGLVENGKGYFSENLKIVAQLSGFSEKQIKDNPRTNILAFAKAYEILRIRLNIDSKIENQYPILLELSELPKSSEKNEAFIFDTYAYSVFKNLNSVTFQNTHQLPQYEIDLKLIFGDENLKVLEAKKVIIENNRISNPNGNNYNPYNSRFAPPCGDVSGSFPYTVLSAPADPSNYSSRSGTPITHVTIHTMQGSYAGAISWFQNPSANVSAHYNIRASDGQITQSVCEIDKAWHVSNSNPYAIGIEHEGYIADATWYTNVMYTVSAELTKDIASRRSINLIRTYDKNGDNGLNPLSDGCFKIKGHQHFPSQTHVDPGQYWDWNKYYDLLNPATSAPTSIYTACSGTFYDSGGSGGNYGNDERNFYLIKPTGAGSVSIDFTSLNLETNYDYLYIYDGESYNDPLIATLNGTTLPGTITATSGKMLLEFRTDCATVTSGWVANWSCNMASPICEEPTNLNEINLTHNQVTLDWDDVPSAQSYEVKFKHILASSWQTFTTNNSYLDVTGLAADGHYLWQVRTNCGSGNYSQWAGTEFTNTNAIVNTTTTLCEGTFTDTGSEIGGYRNNESYNFTIAPTGASSVTLTFSSFDIENNYDFLRIYDGPTTASPLLGTYTNTNMPPSITSTSNSLTIRFTSDTATTRPGWVANWSCCKNPTITSLTASDNSICELETVTLNINGSLNDATQWAIYSGTCGGTLLGTTTSNTFDVTPSATTTYFVRGIGGCPSTQPCSSITINVGNPEIDVLGNSISIVNNDVTPSTTDDTDFGTVSTNTTNTFTIENNGSDDLVITEITLSGVDATDFSISGITLPATITSGNSITFDVNFIIVTSGTKNATVTIDNNDCNESSYSFDIRATSGCGNTTTWNGSSWSNGSPSLTKAVVFTGNYSSTASIFACNILITNNAQVTFNSGHTLIIDNEITVDVGSLLTIENNSALRQVNDNAVNSGNIIVKRNSAPMIRLDYTAWGSPVENQQLQAFSPNTISNRFYEYLYTGTTTATAFQNVNPNTNFEIGKGYLIRVDNTWPAATPTVFNGTFNGIPANGIYSKSVGLGYNLLSNPFPSPISGNSFLGQNPSINALYFWTHTVPSSGGSYPSNNYASYTTLGGTASASGSAIPNGTIAVGQGFYINKTGSAGTANFKNNQRVNASASTQFFRTTEETETHRFWINLNSVNQPINQILVGYTENATNGLDNQIDGRMLDQSKSMLYSIVSNESLVIQGRALPFTSDDVVTLGFKAIEKGTFEISLEMIDGLFADQDIYLKDKAIGYTHNLKENKYSFITEVGEFENRFEIVYKKSSSQLNEITNNEVFAYSSNENITVNSNNKKVNKIEVYDILGRKLFESKNVNHNSFSINSILKENQPLLLKIQLENNEIQIKKIIH; this comes from the coding sequence ATGAGAAAAAAATTACTACTCCTCTTTTTACTATTAACTCAATTTTTATTAGCCCAAGAATGGGAAATTAATTCAAACAACCGCTATAATTCTTTTTTCCAAGAAGCTTATAATTTATATCCTTCAATACCAAAAGGAATTTTAGAATCTGTTGCATATACAAACACTCATATTCGACATATTCAGCCAGAAAATGAAGCGCCAAGTTGTAGTGATTTACCACAATACTTTGGAGTAATAGGATTAGTTGAAAATGGAAAAGGTTATTTTAGTGAAAATTTAAAAATAGTCGCTCAACTATCAGGCTTTTCTGAAAAACAAATTAAAGATAATCCGAGAACTAACATTTTAGCATTTGCAAAGGCCTATGAAATTTTAAGAATTAGGCTAAATATCGATTCGAAAATAGAAAATCAATATCCTATTCTATTAGAATTGAGTGAACTACCAAAATCATCAGAAAAGAATGAAGCATTTATTTTTGATACGTATGCTTATTCCGTTTTCAAAAACTTAAATTCTGTTACGTTTCAAAATACACATCAATTGCCTCAATATGAAATTGATTTGAAATTGATATTTGGTGATGAGAACTTAAAAGTTTTAGAAGCCAAAAAGGTTATTATTGAAAATAATAGAATTTCAAATCCAAACGGAAATAATTATAATCCATATAATAGTCGTTTTGCTCCACCATGTGGAGATGTTTCAGGAAGTTTTCCTTATACTGTTTTATCAGCTCCTGCAGATCCTTCAAACTATAGCTCAAGAAGTGGAACTCCAATTACTCATGTTACTATTCATACTATGCAAGGAAGTTACGCCGGAGCAATTTCTTGGTTTCAAAATCCATCTGCAAATGTTTCTGCTCATTATAATATAAGAGCTTCAGATGGTCAAATTACACAATCGGTTTGTGAAATCGATAAAGCTTGGCACGTAAGTAATTCAAACCCTTATGCAATTGGAATTGAACATGAAGGTTACATTGCAGACGCAACTTGGTATACCAACGTAATGTATACTGTTTCTGCAGAACTAACAAAAGATATTGCTTCAAGAAGAAGTATAAATTTAATTAGAACATACGATAAAAATGGAGATAACGGATTAAATCCTTTAAGTGATGGCTGTTTTAAAATTAAAGGTCACCAACATTTCCCAAGTCAAACACACGTTGATCCAGGTCAGTATTGGGACTGGAACAAATATTACGATTTATTAAATCCGGCAACAAGTGCCCCAACATCAATTTATACAGCTTGTAGTGGAACTTTTTATGACAGCGGAGGTTCTGGAGGAAATTATGGTAATGACGAGCGTAATTTCTATTTGATTAAACCAACTGGTGCTGGAAGTGTTTCGATTGATTTTACAAGTTTAAATTTAGAAACCAATTACGATTATCTTTACATTTATGATGGTGAAAGTTATAATGACCCGTTAATAGCTACTTTAAACGGAACAACATTACCTGGAACGATTACTGCAACCAGTGGAAAAATGCTTTTAGAATTCAGGACTGATTGTGCAACCGTTACATCAGGTTGGGTAGCAAATTGGTCATGTAATATGGCATCACCTATTTGTGAAGAACCAACAAATCTTAACGAAATAAACCTAACTCATAATCAAGTTACTTTGGATTGGGATGATGTTCCTTCTGCACAATCTTACGAAGTGAAATTTAAACACATTTTAGCTTCATCTTGGCAAACTTTTACAACTAATAATTCTTATTTAGATGTAACAGGATTAGCTGCTGATGGACATTATCTATGGCAAGTGAGAACAAATTGTGGTAGTGGAAATTATTCGCAATGGGCAGGAACCGAATTTACAAATACAAATGCCATTGTGAATACCACAACTACACTTTGTGAAGGAACTTTTACAGATACAGGTTCAGAAATAGGTGGCTATAGAAATAATGAAAGTTACAATTTTACTATTGCTCCAACAGGCGCTTCAAGTGTAACGCTAACTTTTAGCAGTTTTGACATTGAAAACAATTATGATTTCCTAAGAATTTATGATGGCCCTACAACGGCTTCTCCTCTATTGGGAACATACACAAATACAAATATGCCTCCTAGTATTACTTCAACCAGTAATAGTTTAACTATTCGTTTTACTTCGGATACGGCAACTACAAGACCAGGTTGGGTTGCCAATTGGTCGTGTTGTAAAAATCCAACGATTACTTCTTTAACAGCTTCAGATAATTCCATTTGTGAATTAGAAACTGTAACATTAAATATTAATGGAAGTTTGAATGATGCAACGCAATGGGCAATATATAGCGGAACTTGTGGTGGAACTTTACTTGGAACAACAACTTCAAATACATTTGATGTTACACCAAGTGCTACAACTACTTATTTCGTAAGAGGAATTGGTGGTTGTCCTTCAACACAACCTTGTAGTTCAATAACTATAAATGTTGGAAATCCAGAAATTGATGTTTTAGGAAATTCAATAAGTATTGTAAATAATGATGTTACACCTTCAACTACAGATGATACTGATTTTGGTACAGTAAGTACAAATACAACAAATACGTTTACAATTGAAAATAACGGAAGTGACGATTTAGTAATTACAGAAATTACTCTTTCAGGTGTTGACGCTACCGATTTTTCAATTAGTGGAATTACATTACCTGCAACTATTACTTCTGGAAATTCAATAACTTTTGATGTTAATTTCATCATTGTAACAAGCGGAACTAAAAATGCAACAGTAACAATTGATAATAACGATTGTAATGAATCAAGTTATAGTTTTGATATACGTGCCACTTCAGGTTGTGGAAATACTACAACTTGGAACGGAAGCTCATGGAGTAATGGCTCGCCTTCATTAACAAAAGCGGTTGTATTTACTGGAAATTATAGTTCTACAGCAAGTATTTTTGCTTGTAACATATTAATTACAAATAACGCTCAAGTAACTTTTAATAGCGGACACACATTAATTATTGATAACGAAATTACAGTTGACGTTGGTTCTTTATTAACAATTGAAAATAATTCGGCTTTACGTCAAGTCAATGATAATGCAGTTAATTCTGGAAATATTATTGTAAAAAGAAATTCAGCTCCAATGATTCGTTTGGATTATACAGCATGGGGAAGTCCAGTTGAAAACCAACAATTGCAGGCTTTTTCGCCAAATACAATATCAAATCGTTTTTATGAATATTTGTATACCGGAACTACAACAGCTACTGCATTTCAAAATGTAAATCCAAATACGAATTTTGAAATTGGAAAAGGATATTTAATTCGTGTCGATAATACTTGGCCGGCCGCTACTCCAACGGTTTTCAACGGAACATTTAATGGAATTCCTGCTAACGGAATTTACTCAAAATCGGTAGGATTAGGATACAATTTATTGAGTAATCCCTTCCCTTCTCCTATAAGCGGAAATTCATTCTTAGGTCAAAATCCATCAATAAATGCACTATATTTTTGGACACATACTGTTCCTTCTTCTGGAGGAAGTTATCCTTCTAACAATTATGCCAGTTATACAACTTTAGGAGGAACAGCTTCTGCTTCAGGAAGTGCCATTCCTAACGGAACTATTGCTGTTGGTCAGGGTTTTTATATAAACAAAACAGGTTCAGCTGGAACGGCAAATTTTAAAAACAACCAACGTGTAAATGCTTCTGCAAGCACACAATTCTTTAGAACTACTGAAGAAACGGAAACACATCGTTTTTGGATAAACCTAAATTCGGTTAATCAACCTATTAATCAAATATTAGTTGGTTACACAGAAAATGCGACAAATGGTTTAGACAATCAAATAGATGGAAGAATGCTAGACCAATCAAAATCAATGTTGTATAGTATTGTTAGTAATGAAAGTTTAGTAATTCAAGGTAGAGCTTTACCTTTTACAAGTGACGATGTAGTTACTTTAGGATTTAAAGCAATTGAAAAAGGAACTTTTGAAATTTCGTTAGAAATGATTGATGGTTTATTTGCAGACCAAGATATTTATTTGAAAGACAAAGCAATTGGTTACACACATAACTTAAAAGAAAATAAATATAGTTTTATTACTGAAGTTGGTGAATTTGAAAACCGATTTGAGATTGTCTATAAAAAATCAAGTTCTCAATTAAACGAAATAACAAATAATGAAGTTTTTGCTTATTCGAGTAATGAAAATATTACAGTAAATTCTAACAACAAAAAGGTAAATAAAATTGAAGTTTACGATATTTTAGGTCGAAAATTGTTTGAAAGTAAAAATGTGAATCATAATAGTTTTTCTATTAATTCAATTTTAAAAGAAAACCAACCTTTACTACTGAAAATTCAATTAGAAAACAATGAAATTCAAATAAAGAAAATAATCCACTAA
- the rlmD gene encoding 23S rRNA (uracil(1939)-C(5))-methyltransferase RlmD, producing the protein MGRKRTERIVFENIEVLDAGAKGVSVAKAPDGKVIFLPNVVPGDVVDVQTTKKRKAYYEGKATKIHSYSKDRVEPICEHFGVCGGCKWQNMKYESQLFYKNQEVQNNLKRIGKVELPEFEPILGSEKQFFYRNKMEFGFSNARWMTQEEIASGKEFEHKNALGFHIPRMWDKILDIEKCHLQQDPSNAIRNEIKEFAVKNGLEFYDARNQEGFLRTLMIRTASTGEIMVLIQFYKENKANRELLLNFVAERFPEITSLLYVINSKGNDTLYDQDIKLFKGREYILEEMEGLHFSINAKSFYQTNSDQAYELYKITRDFAGLTGEELVYDLYTGTGTIAQFVSKKAKKVIGVEAVPEAIEDAKANAERNKITNCEFFVGDMKNVFNDEFIATHGQPDVIITDPPRDGMHKDVVEMLLKTNVPKIVYVSCNSATQARDLALMDEKYKVIRVRPVDMFPQTHHVENVVLLEKR; encoded by the coding sequence ATGGGAAGAAAAAGAACCGAACGTATAGTTTTTGAAAATATTGAAGTATTAGATGCTGGCGCAAAAGGCGTTTCAGTAGCTAAAGCACCTGATGGAAAAGTAATCTTTTTACCAAATGTTGTACCAGGTGATGTAGTTGATGTACAAACTACAAAAAAGAGAAAAGCATACTACGAAGGAAAAGCAACAAAAATTCATTCGTACTCAAAAGATAGAGTTGAACCAATTTGCGAACATTTTGGTGTTTGTGGTGGATGTAAATGGCAAAATATGAAGTATGAGAGTCAGTTATTTTACAAAAACCAAGAAGTTCAAAATAACTTAAAACGAATTGGCAAAGTTGAATTACCTGAATTTGAACCGATTTTAGGTTCTGAAAAACAATTTTTCTATCGCAATAAAATGGAATTTGGTTTTTCTAACGCCCGTTGGATGACACAAGAAGAAATTGCCAGTGGAAAAGAATTTGAACATAAAAACGCTTTAGGTTTCCATATTCCAAGAATGTGGGATAAAATTTTAGATATTGAAAAATGTCATTTACAACAAGATCCTTCTAATGCAATTCGAAACGAAATCAAAGAATTTGCAGTAAAGAATGGATTAGAATTTTACGATGCTCGTAATCAAGAAGGCTTTTTAAGAACGTTAATGATTCGTACGGCTTCTACTGGTGAAATAATGGTTCTTATCCAGTTTTATAAAGAAAATAAGGCGAATCGCGAATTATTATTAAATTTTGTTGCAGAACGTTTTCCTGAAATCACTTCCCTACTTTATGTAATCAATAGCAAAGGAAACGACACCTTATACGACCAAGATATTAAGTTATTTAAAGGTCGCGAATACATTTTAGAAGAAATGGAAGGTTTACATTTTAGTATAAATGCAAAATCTTTCTATCAAACGAATTCTGATCAAGCCTACGAATTGTATAAAATTACGCGTGATTTTGCAGGATTAACGGGTGAAGAATTAGTGTATGATTTATATACAGGTACTGGAACAATTGCACAATTTGTGTCTAAAAAAGCAAAGAAAGTTATAGGTGTTGAAGCAGTACCAGAAGCTATTGAAGACGCTAAAGCTAATGCAGAACGCAATAAAATTACAAATTGTGAGTTTTTTGTGGGTGACATGAAAAATGTTTTCAACGATGAGTTTATTGCAACTCACGGACAACCAGACGTAATTATTACAGATCCTCCTAGAGACGGAATGCATAAAGATGTAGTAGAAATGCTATTAAAAACTAATGTTCCAAAAATCGTTTATGTAAGTTGTAATTCAGCAACACAAGCAAGAGATTTAGCTTTAATGGATGAAAAATATAAAGTTATAAGAGTTCGACCTGTTGATATGTTCCCGCAAACACATCATGTTGAAAATGTTGTACTTTTAGAAAAAAGATAA
- a CDS encoding DUF6452 family protein — MKKIVTPLLLLIFAVSFWNCEKDDICAEGTVTTPRLVIEFYDVASPTTLKNVTNLRVEESGTGIGVVFNTALAETDANRYLINSNKIEIPLKTFADQSQFDFKLNYGDTTNEVNDIITIDYSREDIYISRACGYKTNFTLSNFNFETNWISNATIEQTNVINENEVHVKIYF, encoded by the coding sequence ATGAAAAAAATAGTTACTCCTCTTCTTCTTTTAATCTTTGCAGTTTCTTTTTGGAATTGTGAAAAAGATGATATTTGTGCCGAAGGAACAGTAACAACTCCAAGACTTGTTATTGAGTTTTACGATGTAGCAAGCCCAACAACTCTAAAGAATGTTACTAATCTTAGAGTTGAAGAATCTGGAACTGGAATTGGAGTTGTTTTTAATACCGCTCTTGCAGAAACTGATGCAAATAGATACTTAATAAATTCGAATAAAATTGAAATTCCTTTAAAAACTTTTGCAGATCAATCTCAGTTTGATTTCAAATTGAATTATGGAGATACAACTAATGAAGTAAATGATATAATCACTATTGATTATTCAAGAGAAGACATTTATATTTCGAGAGCTTGCGGATATAAAACAAATTTTACTTTAAGTAATTTTAATTTTGAAACTAACTGGATTAGTAATGCAACTATCGAACAAACAAACGTAATTAACGAAAATGAAGTACATGTTAAAATATATTTTTAG